The Panicum hallii strain FIL2 chromosome 9, PHallii_v3.1, whole genome shotgun sequence genome has a window encoding:
- the LOC112874461 gene encoding sanguinarine reductase: MAVASFNPMLSSLVPAAPGRRGRAAFLRSRAAFPGPLANGAVVGRGRWRLAAAAEPQAVQEQPARTEASGETGAAGASEASSKLVLVVGGTGGVGQLVVASLLNRKIKSRLLLRDPEKAESLFGKQDESVLQVYKGDTRNSNDLDPQMFEGVTHVICCTGTTAFPSKRWDGDNTPERVDWDGIRNLVSALPWTIKRMVFVSSIGVTKYNEIPWSIMNLFGVLKYKKMAEDFVRNSGIPFTIIRPGRLTDGPYTSYDLNTLLKATAGERRAVVIGKGDKLVGEVSRLVVAEACIQALDIESTEGQIYEINSVKGEGPGTDPEKWKELFSSVQSA; encoded by the exons ATGGCGGTGGCTTCCTTCAACCCCATGCTCTCGTCGCTCGTCCCCGCGGCGCCGGGTAGGCGAGGGCGAGCGGCGTTCCTGCGGTCGCGTGCGGCCTTCCCCGGGCCGCTCGCGAACGGCGCGGTGGTGGGTCGCGGCAGGTGGcggctcgcggcggcggccgagccGCAGGCCGTGCAGGAACAGCCGGCGCGGACGGAAGCTTCCGGCGAGACCGGCGCCGCGGGGGCCTCCGAGGCGTCCTCCAAGCTGGTTCTGGTCGTTGGGGGAACCGGCGGCGTTG GGCAGTTGGTTGTAGCATCGTTGCTGAACAGGAAGATCAAGTCAAGATTGCTCCTCAGAGATCCTGAAAAGGCCGAGTCTCTATTTGGCAAGCAGGATGAGAGTGTGCTGCAG GTTTACAAAGGGGACACAAGAAATTCTAATGATTTGGATCCACAAATGTTTGAG GGTGTTACACATGTGATATGCTGTACTGGAACTACAGCATTTCCGTCGAAGCGCTGGGATGGAGATAACACTCCAGAACGTGTAG ACTGGGATGGCATCCGAAATCTTGTTAGCGCCCTTCCATGGACAATCAAGAGGATGGTTTTCGTGTCATCCATCGGTGTTACAAAATACAATGAAATACCATGGAG TATCATGAATCTCTTTGGTGTGCTCAAGTACAAGAAGATGGCAGAGGACTTTGTTCGCAATTCCGGGATACCGTTCACCATTATCAG GCCTGGAAGATTGACTGATGGGCCCTACACTTCGTATGATCTTAATACACTTCTTAAAGCTACAGCTGGAGAGCGACGAGCGGTAGTCATAGGCAAAG GTGACAAGCTTGTGGGGGAAGTTAGCAGACTGGTGGTAGCAGAGGCCTGCATCCAAGCTTTAGATATTGAATCCACTGAAGGACAGATATACGAGATTAATTCAGTGAAG GGCGAAGGACCTGGGACGGACCCAGAGAAGTGGAAGGAGCTATTCAGTTCTGTCCAATCAGCATAG